In Pseudomonas sp. FP1742, the DNA window ATCAACACTGCCAAGGTCAAGCCGGGTGACACCGTCGCTATCTTCGGTCTGGGCGGCATCGGATTGTCTGCCGTGATCGGCGCGGTCAAAGCCAAGGCTGGCCGGATCATCGCCATCGACATTAATCCGGCCAAGTTCGAAATCGCCAGGCAATTGGGCGCCACCGACTGCGTGAACCCGAAAGACTTCGATCGTCCGATTCAGGAAGTGATCGTCGACATGACCGATGGCGGCGTCGACTTCTCGTTCGAATGCATCGGCAACGTGCAGTTGATGCGTGCCGCACTTGAGTGCTGCCACAAAGGTTGGGGCGAGTCGGTAATCATTGGTGTGGCCGGCGCCGGCCAGGAAATCTCCACTCGTCCGTTCCAGTTGGTCACCGGTCGCGTCTGGCGCGGTTCGGCGTTCGGTGGGGTGCGCGGCCGTACCGAGTTGCCAAGCTATGTTGAAATGGCCCAGACCGGCGAGATCCCGCTGGACACCTTCATCACCCATACCATGGGCCTGGAAGATATCAACAAGGCGTTTGACCTGATGCATGAAGGCAAAAGCATCCGTAGCGTCATTCATTTCTGAGGTCGCTCATGAGCCTGGAAAATATCTCCTGCCAGAAAAGCTTCGGCGGCTGGCATAAGCGCTATCGCCATCGCTCCGATGTGCTCGGTTGCGACATGGTGTTTGCCGTGTACCTGCCGCCGCAAGCGGAGCAGGGCGGCAAGCTGCCAGTGTTGTACTGGTTGTCTGGCCTGACCTGTACCGATGAGAACTTCATGCAGAAGGCCGGTGCCATGCGCATGGCCGCCGAGCTGGGGCTGATCATCGTCGCACCGGACACCAGCCCGCGCGGCCCTGAAGTGCCGGGCGATCCGGACGGTGCCTGGGACTTCGGTCTCGGAGCCGGGTTTTATCTCAATGCCACACAGGAACCCTGGTCGCGGCACTATCGGATGCATGACTATGTCGTGCAGGAATTGCCGTCATTGGTTGAGGCTCATTTCCCGGCATCGGAAAAGCGCGGCATCAGCGGCCATTCCATGGGTGGCCACGGTGCGTTGGTCTGCGCCTTGCGCAATCCGGGACGTTATCAATCGGTGTCAGCGTTCTCGCCGATCAACAACCCGATGGATTGCCCGTGGGGGCAGAAGGCCTTTTCCCGCTACCTGGGTGAAGACCGGTCGAAATGGCGCGAGTGGGATGCCTGTGCATTGATCGCCGAGGCCGACGAGAAATTGCCGCTGCTGGTGGATCAGGGCGACCGCGACGATTTCCTCGCCACCCAGCTCAAGCCTGAAACCCTGCAACAGGCGGCCAAACTGGCTGGTCATCCGCTGACGTTGCGGCTGCAACCTGGCTACGACCACAGTTATTTCTTCATCGCCAGTTTTATCGATGAACACTTGCAGCATCACGCGCGCGCTCTAAGCGCCTAATGCAGGTAGAATCACGCCCTGACAAAAATCGGGGCGTTTTTTTATGCGTATTGGCCACGGCTATGATGTGCACCGTTTCGGTGAGGGCGATTTCATCACGCTGGGCGGGGTGCGGATTGCACACAGCTTCGGGCTGCTTGCCCATTCCGACGGTGATGTCCTGCTGCACGCCTTGAGCGATGCGTTGCTCGGTGCTGCCGCGCTGGGTGATATCGGCAAGCATTTTCCGGACACCGACCCGCAATTCAAGGGCGCCGACAGCCGTGCGCTGTTGCGTCATGTCGTCGCACTGATCCACGCCAAGGGCTGGAAAGTCGGCAACGTCGATAACACCATCGTCGCCCAGGCCCCGAAAATGGCCCCGCATATCGAATCGATGCGCGCGCTGATTGCCGCGGATCTTCAAATTGAGTTGGATCAAGTGAACGTGAAAGCTACCACCACCGAAAAGCTTGGCTTTGTCGGTCGCGAAGAAGGTATTGCCGTGCACTCCGTTGCCTTGTTGCTGCGCGCATGAACGAGGCGCAATTGCTCGGCCCACGGGCCTATGGTCAAGCCCTCGGCACCGCTGTGCTGAAAGCCACGGCGGAAGATTTCCAGGTCGATGAAGTCCTCGATATTCCCCTGAGCGGCGATGGCGAACACCTGTGGATCTGGGTGGAAAAACGCGGCTTGAATACCGAGGAAGCGGCACGGCGGATTGCCAAGGCAGCGGGTGTGTCGTTGCGTACCGTCAGCTACGCGGGCCTCAAGGACCGGCAGGCGCTGACTCGTCAGTGGTTCAGCGTGCAACTGCCGGGCAAGGCCGATCCTGATCTGTCGGCTGCGGAAAACGACACGCTGAAAATCCTCAAGACCGGTCGGCATAAACGCAAACTGCAACGCGGTGCCCACTCGGCCAACGGCTTCACCTTGCGTCTGACTCAGTTCGCCGGTGACAAGGCGGCGATCGAAGAGCGTCTGCAACTGATCGCCAGGCAAGGTATTCCCAATTATTTCGGCGCCCAGCGTTTCGGGCATGACGGCGGCAACGTCGTCGACGCCCGTGCCTGGGCAGCGCGCAAGGCCCTGCCGGAACAGCGCAATGTGCGTTCGCGCCTGCTCTCCACCGCGCGTAGTTTTCTGTTTAACCAGGTGCTGGCGGCACGTGTCGCCGATGGCACCTGGCAGCGTGCTCAGGTGGGCGATCTGCTGGCGTTCACCGACAGCCGCAGTTTTTTCCCGGCGGGTGAAGCCGAGTGCAGCGACCCTCGTCTGGCGATTCTCGACCTGCACCCGACCGGCCCGCAGTGGGGCGAAGGTGACTCACCAGCGTCGGGCGCTGTCCATGAACTGGAGCAGGCAATCGCCGCGCGCGAAGCGGATCTGCGCGATTGGTTGATTAACGCCGGAATGAGTCACGAACGTCGCATCCTGCGGCTGCCCATTGGCGGGTTGACGTGGCATTATCCCGAGCCTGACATTCTGCAACTGGAATTCGTCCTCCCGGCCGGATGCTTCGCCACCGTATTGGTGCGTGAACTCGTCGATCTGGTGCCGGTGGGGCAGACGGACAGCCCATGCGTATTCTGATTTCTAACGACGATGGGGTAACCGCACCCGGTCTCGCCGCGCTTTATGCTGCGCTGGCGGATTACACCGAATGCGTGGTTATCGCCCCGGACCAGGACAAAAGCGGCGCCAGCAGCTCGCTGACGCTCGACCGTCCGTTGCACCCGCATACCCTGGCCAATGGCTTTATCAGCCTCAACGGAACGCCTACCGATTGCGTGCACCTGGGCCTTAACGGCTTGCTGGAGTTCGAGCCGGACATGGTAGTTTCCGGAATTAACCTGGGTGCGAACCTGGGGGATGACGTGCTGTATTCCGGTACTGTGGCGGCGGCCCTTGAAGGACGTTTCCTGGAGCGTCCTTCGTTTGCCTTTTCGTTCGTCTCACGGCAAGTGGAGAACCTTCCCACGGCGGCCTATTTTGCGCGCAAACTGGTTGAGGCTCACGCGGACCTCGATCTGCCACCGCGCACGGTACTGAACGTGAACATTCCCAACTTGCCGCTGGAACATATCCGCGGTATCCAGTTGACCCGCCTGGGCCATCGCGCCCGGGCCGCTGCGCCGATAAAAGTAGTCGATCCGCGCGGTAAATCCGGTTATTGGATCGCTGCGGCGGGGGACGCCGAAGATGGCGGCCCGGGCACCGATTTCCATGCGGTGATGCAAGGCTATGTTTCAATCACGCCACTGCAACTGGATCGCACCTTTAATGATGCCTTCAGAAGTCTCGATGGCTGGCTGGAGGGGCTGCGCTAATGGCTCGTGAACAAGACGATATTCTGCACCGCGGCATCGGGATGACCTCCCAGCGGACCCGTGAGCGGCTGATTCAGCGTCTCTATGAAGAAGGGGTGTCCAACGCCAAGGTGCTGGAGGTCATCCGCCGCACGCCGCGTCACCTGTTCGTCGACGAGGCGCTGGCCCACCGCGCTTATGAAGATACGGCGCTACCGATTGGCCATAACCAGACCATCTCCCAGCCTTATATGGTGGCGCGCATGAGCGAGCTGCTGCTGGAAGCCGGGCCGTTGGACAAGGTAATGGAGATCGGCACCGGTTCGGGTTACCAGACGGCGGTGCTGTCGCAATTGGTCGAGCGGGTTTTTTCCGTGGAGCGGATCAAGGTTCTGCAAGACCGGGCCAAGGAGCGCCTGGTGGAACTGAACCTGCGCAACGTGGTATTTCGCTGGGGCGATGGCTGGGAAGGCTGGCCGGCGCTGGCGCCGTACAACGGCATCATTGTCACCGCGGTGGCCACCGACGTGCCTCAGGCACTGCTCGATCAATTGGCGCCGGGCGGGCGGCTGGTGATTCCGGTCGGCTCCGGCGAGGTGCAACAATTGATGTTGATCATTCGCGAAGAACAGGGCTTTTCCAGGCGTGTTCTGGGGGCGGTGCGCTTTGTGCCATTGCTCAACGGGCCGCTGGCCTGAGCATTTGTTTTGGCGCGCTGAATTCTCTTCGATTGCCCGGGTCTTACAGCGGCATCGATGGGTTAAACGCAATTCATCGTCAGACAGCAAACGTGTGCGTGAAGCCAATCCGCTTCATTAAAGGTAAAGCCTGTTCGGCCCGTTATACTTGCGACATTTCGTGCCGAAACACGGCAATTCATATTTTCAGCCACCACAAAGGGAGCGGCGGGTGAGTCTCACAGTCATTGCGCAGCGAATGGGTATAACGAGCTTTCAGCGTCTGGTGACTGGTCTTGTCTTGAGTACCTTGCTGGTCGGTTGCTCCAGCACCAAATCGAGTAGCGTGGGAGTTGTCGATCGCAACAATGCGGTCGCCCAGCGTCCGGCCGTAACCACCGGCCAGTACATTGTTCGACCCAAGGACACATTGTTCTCCATCGCCTTTCGCTATGGCTGGGACTACAAAGCCCTCGCGGCAAGGAACAACATTCCTACGCCTTACACGATCCATCCGGGTCAGACGATTCGCTTCGACGGTCGCAACGATTCAACACCGACGGCGGTCGTGAGTTCGTCCAGTTCCTCGCCTTCCTCGTCGAGCAAAACAACGGTAATTCGGCGCCAGGCAAACGGCACGACGACCACTACAGCGGTGCTTGCACCGTCCGTCGCCAGCAAGCCGACACCCGCGCCACTGCCTCCTGCCGGTCCGGCCCCGACGGGCTGGGGGTGGCCTTCTAATGGCATTCTGATTGGAAAATTCTCTTCAAACGGTAGTTTGAATAAAGGAATTGATATCGCCGGAGATTTGGGACAGCCTGTTTTAGCTGCGTCTGATGGGACGGTGGTATACGCCGGGAGTGGCTTAAGGGGCTACGGCGAATTAGTCATCATCAAACACAGCGATACCTACGTCAGTGCCTACGGTCACAACCGCAGGCTGTTGGTTCGGGAGGGGCAGCAGGTCAAGGTCGGACAGACAATTGCCGAAATGGGGTCAACGGGTACAGACCGGGTGAAATTGCATTTTGAGATTCGCCGACAAGGTAAACCTGTAGATCCGCTGCAATTCCTGCCGCGTCGTTGATTTGTTCACCAGCCTGTTCCGTCGCGTAGAGGGAACAGGCTCCAGCGTTGCCAGGGATCAAGGCGCCGCTTGAGCTTGAGGTCGAACTCACCAAAGGACTATAACAATGGCTCTCAGTAAAGAAGTGCCGGAGTTTGACATCGACGATGAGGTTCTCCTGATGGAGACCGGCATCGCTACGGATTCGATGTCGAATGATGAAGGGGACGCACCACCTTCCGTTCGTGCCAAATCCAGACACTCCGCTTCGCTAAAGCAACACAAGTACATCGACTACACACGGGCACTCGATGCCACGCAGCTGTACCTCAACGAAATCGGTTTTTCCCCATTGCTCTCCCCGGAAGAAGAAGTTCATTTTGCACGCTTGTCGCAAAGTGGCGATCCGGCCGGACGCAAGCGCATGATTGAAAGCAACCTGCGGCTGGTGGTGAAAATCGCCCGACGTTATGTCAATCGTGGGCTGTCGCTGCTGGACCTGATCGAAGAGGGTAACCTCGGCCTGATCCGGGCAGTGGAAAAGTTCGATCCTGAACGCGGTTTCCGCTTTTCGACCTACGCCACCTGGTGGATTCGTCAGACCATCGAACGCGCGATCATGAATCAGACCCGGACCATCCGGTTGCCGATCCATGTGGTCAAAGAGCTCAACGTGTACTTGCGGGCTGCTCGGGAGCTGACTCAAAAGCTCGACCATGAACCCTCACCCGAAGAAATCGCCAACCTGCTGGAGAAACCGGTAGGCGAGGTCAAGCGCATGCTCGGCCTGAATGAGCGGGTTTCTTCGGTCGACGTCTCGCTGGGTCCGGATTCGGATAAAACCCTGCTGGACACCCTGACCGATGACCGTCCGACCGATCCATGTGAGCTGTTGCAGGATGACGACCTGTCGCAGAGCATTGATCAATGGCTCTCGGAACTGACCGACAAACAACGCGA includes these proteins:
- a CDS encoding S-(hydroxymethyl)glutathione dehydrogenase/class III alcohol dehydrogenase, whose amino-acid sequence is MIKSRAAVAFEAKKPLEIVEVDVAMPKAGEVLLRVVASGVCHTDAYTLSGADPEGIFPSILGHEGGAVVEAIGEGVTSVAVGDHVIPLYTPECGKCKFCLSGKTNLCQAIRATQGKGLMPDGTSRFSYKGETIFHYMGTSTFSEYTVLPEISVAKIPKEAPLEKVCLLGCGVTTGIGAVINTAKVKPGDTVAIFGLGGIGLSAVIGAVKAKAGRIIAIDINPAKFEIARQLGATDCVNPKDFDRPIQEVIVDMTDGGVDFSFECIGNVQLMRAALECCHKGWGESVIIGVAGAGQEISTRPFQLVTGRVWRGSAFGGVRGRTELPSYVEMAQTGEIPLDTFITHTMGLEDINKAFDLMHEGKSIRSVIHF
- the fghA gene encoding S-formylglutathione hydrolase, which gives rise to MSLENISCQKSFGGWHKRYRHRSDVLGCDMVFAVYLPPQAEQGGKLPVLYWLSGLTCTDENFMQKAGAMRMAAELGLIIVAPDTSPRGPEVPGDPDGAWDFGLGAGFYLNATQEPWSRHYRMHDYVVQELPSLVEAHFPASEKRGISGHSMGGHGALVCALRNPGRYQSVSAFSPINNPMDCPWGQKAFSRYLGEDRSKWREWDACALIAEADEKLPLLVDQGDRDDFLATQLKPETLQQAAKLAGHPLTLRLQPGYDHSYFFIASFIDEHLQHHARALSA
- the ispF gene encoding 2-C-methyl-D-erythritol 2,4-cyclodiphosphate synthase codes for the protein MRIGHGYDVHRFGEGDFITLGGVRIAHSFGLLAHSDGDVLLHALSDALLGAAALGDIGKHFPDTDPQFKGADSRALLRHVVALIHAKGWKVGNVDNTIVAQAPKMAPHIESMRALIAADLQIELDQVNVKATTTEKLGFVGREEGIAVHSVALLLRA
- the truD gene encoding tRNA pseudouridine(13) synthase TruD; this encodes MNEAQLLGPRAYGQALGTAVLKATAEDFQVDEVLDIPLSGDGEHLWIWVEKRGLNTEEAARRIAKAAGVSLRTVSYAGLKDRQALTRQWFSVQLPGKADPDLSAAENDTLKILKTGRHKRKLQRGAHSANGFTLRLTQFAGDKAAIEERLQLIARQGIPNYFGAQRFGHDGGNVVDARAWAARKALPEQRNVRSRLLSTARSFLFNQVLAARVADGTWQRAQVGDLLAFTDSRSFFPAGEAECSDPRLAILDLHPTGPQWGEGDSPASGAVHELEQAIAAREADLRDWLINAGMSHERRILRLPIGGLTWHYPEPDILQLEFVLPAGCFATVLVRELVDLVPVGQTDSPCVF
- the surE gene encoding 5'/3'-nucleotidase SurE, which translates into the protein MRILISNDDGVTAPGLAALYAALADYTECVVIAPDQDKSGASSSLTLDRPLHPHTLANGFISLNGTPTDCVHLGLNGLLEFEPDMVVSGINLGANLGDDVLYSGTVAAALEGRFLERPSFAFSFVSRQVENLPTAAYFARKLVEAHADLDLPPRTVLNVNIPNLPLEHIRGIQLTRLGHRARAAAPIKVVDPRGKSGYWIAAAGDAEDGGPGTDFHAVMQGYVSITPLQLDRTFNDAFRSLDGWLEGLR
- a CDS encoding protein-L-isoaspartate(D-aspartate) O-methyltransferase, with amino-acid sequence MTSQRTRERLIQRLYEEGVSNAKVLEVIRRTPRHLFVDEALAHRAYEDTALPIGHNQTISQPYMVARMSELLLEAGPLDKVMEIGTGSGYQTAVLSQLVERVFSVERIKVLQDRAKERLVELNLRNVVFRWGDGWEGWPALAPYNGIIVTAVATDVPQALLDQLAPGGRLVIPVGSGEVQQLMLIIREEQGFSRRVLGAVRFVPLLNGPLA
- a CDS encoding peptidoglycan DD-metalloendopeptidase family protein gives rise to the protein MSLTVIAQRMGITSFQRLVTGLVLSTLLVGCSSTKSSSVGVVDRNNAVAQRPAVTTGQYIVRPKDTLFSIAFRYGWDYKALAARNNIPTPYTIHPGQTIRFDGRNDSTPTAVVSSSSSSPSSSSKTTVIRRQANGTTTTTAVLAPSVASKPTPAPLPPAGPAPTGWGWPSNGILIGKFSSNGSLNKGIDIAGDLGQPVLAASDGTVVYAGSGLRGYGELVIIKHSDTYVSAYGHNRRLLVREGQQVKVGQTIAEMGSTGTDRVKLHFEIRRQGKPVDPLQFLPRR
- the rpoS gene encoding RNA polymerase sigma factor RpoS, giving the protein MALSKEVPEFDIDDEVLLMETGIATDSMSNDEGDAPPSVRAKSRHSASLKQHKYIDYTRALDATQLYLNEIGFSPLLSPEEEVHFARLSQSGDPAGRKRMIESNLRLVVKIARRYVNRGLSLLDLIEEGNLGLIRAVEKFDPERGFRFSTYATWWIRQTIERAIMNQTRTIRLPIHVVKELNVYLRAARELTQKLDHEPSPEEIANLLEKPVGEVKRMLGLNERVSSVDVSLGPDSDKTLLDTLTDDRPTDPCELLQDDDLSQSIDQWLSELTDKQREVVIRRFGLRGHESSTLEDVGLEIGLTRERVRQIQVEGLKRLREILEKNGLSSESLFQ